The window GCTGGCACAGCCTGCTGTTGATCGGCGGGATCTTGCCGCTGATCCTCGCCGTCGTATTGCTGTTCTGGCTGCCGGAATCGGCGCGCTACCTCGTCGTCCGCAATCGCGGCACTGACAAAGTGCGCAAGACCCTGGCGCCCATCGATCCAATCGTCGTCGCCCAGGCTTCCAGCTTCAGCGTGCCGGAACAGAAGACCGTGAAGGCTCGCAACGTGTTCGCGGTGATCTTCTCCGGCACCTACAGCACGGGCACCTTGTTGCTGTGGCTGACCTACTTCATGGGGCTGGTGATTGTTTATCTGCTGACCAGTTGGCTGCCGACGCTGATGCGTGACAGTGGCGCGAGCATGGAGCAGTCGGCATTCATCGGCGCGTTGTTCCAGTTTGGCGGGGTATTGAGCGCGGTGGGCGTTGGCTGGGCGATGGATCGGTTCAATCCGCACAAGGTTATCGGCATTTTCTACCTGTTCGCCGGGGTGTTTGCCTACGCGGTAGGGCAGAGCCTGGGCAACATCACGCTGTTGGCGACGTTGGTGCTCGTGGCCGGGATGTGCGTCAACGGCGCGCAATCGGCGATGCCTTCACTGGCGGCGCGGTTTTATCCGACGCAGGGGCGGGCGACCGGGGTGTCGTGGATGCTCGGGATTGGCCGCTTCGGCGCGATTCTCGGTGCGTGGATGGGCGCAACGCTGCTGGGCCTGGGCTGGAATTTCGAACAGGTACTGACAGCGCTGGTGATTCCAGCGGCATTGGCGACCACGGCG of the Pseudomonas frederiksbergensis genome contains:
- a CDS encoding MFS transporter — translated: MNQPQSAVGNCLDVQSFINAQPISRYQWRVVILCFLIVFLDGLDTAAMGFIAPALSQDWGIDRASLGPVMSAALIGMVFGALGSGPLADRFGRKIVLVGAVLLFGAFSLASAYSTNVDQLLVLRFLTGLGLGAGMPNATTLLSEYTPERKKSLLVTSMFCGFNLGMAGGGFISAKLIPAFGWHSLLLIGGILPLILAVVLLFWLPESARYLVVRNRGTDKVRKTLAPIDPIVVAQASSFSVPEQKTVKARNVFAVIFSGTYSTGTLLLWLTYFMGLVIVYLLTSWLPTLMRDSGASMEQSAFIGALFQFGGVLSAVGVGWAMDRFNPHKVIGIFYLFAGVFAYAVGQSLGNITLLATLVLVAGMCVNGAQSAMPSLAARFYPTQGRATGVSWMLGIGRFGAILGAWMGATLLGLGWNFEQVLTALVIPAALATTAVVIKGMVSHADAT